The Pseudalkalibacillus hwajinpoensis DNA window TTTCCATATCTGAATATCTAGTTACCTGCCCAATTTTACGATCAACTTCTGATACCTTTTCATCAACCACTTCATACATGTACCCGTTCCAGACGACAAACGGGTATTCCCAGGAAGTAGCAAACGTGGGAGCCGGAAATAGATTGCTAAGCGCCAGGCTAACCAGAAAAACGAGCTGTAAGGAATGCTTACCTCTCAAACCATCAAAAAGCCCTTTCTCCATAGGTGCATTATCATATAAATTCATTACTTCAGCTCCTAAAATCACATTAAGTTAATCTTTCGGAAGCTCCATATCACTTATCAGCTGCTCAGTTGAAAAAATCGTAGCGAATTCCTCGTGCAGCGTAGCTAGTGTAATGTCATGGATGCACTCAGGCTTATGATAAATTCCATTTTGATCCGTTAATCCGTAAGCTGCCGTTGCATCTGAGATTAGAAACGTTTTAAAACCTAAATTACCACTCATCCTTGTTGTTGTTGAAACACAATGAGGCGTTGTTAAACCTGTTATCACGACCTCATTTATATGACTTTCGTTTAAGTGCTCTTGTAACCTGGTACCAATAAAAGCGCTATTCACTTTCTTCGTAAAAATAACCTCATCAGCATTTGGTTTCACAATGCTTTTAATCTTAAATCCTTTATGTTTAGGGTGGAAAACTGAGTCTTGGTCATCAGACTGATGTTGTATATAAATGACTGGGTACCCTTTCTCTCTCCATAATTCTAGTATCCTTCTAATGTTGCTTTCAGCTTCAATGTTATTCCGCTCTCCCCATTTACTGTCTTCAAAAGCTTCCTGAACATCGACGATCACTAAGGCTTTGTTTGGCTTCATGATGCATCCTCCTCTTATTAAGTATTTAAGCACGATTCTTTTCCATTCATTTTAGCATAATTATCCATTTATATTTTTTGCTCTAGTAGATATAAAAAAGATGAATTCTCATAAAAGAATTCACCTCTCCGCTCATCTCACAGGCAATCGGACAGTAAATGTGCTCCCTGCGCCTTCTTCACTTACTACTTTGATTGTCCCATTATGATTCTCAACTAGTTCTTTCGCAATCGATAATCCAAGTCCGGTCCCACCCGTTTCTCTCGAGCGGTTTTGATCAACACGATAAAAGCGTGAAAAGATTTTACTCTGCTCATTATGTGGAATACCGATTCCAGTATCAGAAACGTTTAGCGAAACAACATTATCCTTTTGCGTTAATTCAACAGTTACTCGTCCTTCCGATGTGTAGCGAAGGGAGTTCTCGATTAAAATAACTGCAATTTGCCTGAGCTGCTCTTCATCTCCTGAAAGGGTGACATCTTGCTTAAGAATTCCTGAAATGGGCACCTGATGATTTCCTTCAAACTGGCTGATGACTTCATCAACAACTGCTGTAACATTAACCTTTTCCTGTTTACTATCCTGGTGTTCATTTCTGGCGATGGTGAGCATTTGCTCAAGAATCCGCTTCATGCGGGCGCTCTCATCATCTAGGGCCTGGATGGATTGCTCTAATACATTTGGATCATCCTTCCCCCATCGTTTAATCAAGTTAAGATGGCCGCGAAAGGCGGTTAAAGGGGTTCTAAGTTCGTGAGAGGCGTTCGAGACGAAGCTCTTCTCCCGCTCAAATTGTTCCTCTAGTTGTTGCAGAAGCTGATTGAAAGTACCTGCAAGCTCCTTCAATTCTTTTGGACTTTCCGGTTCAGGTATCCGCTTCTGCAAATCTGCGGACCCTCTCATCATACCAACTTCATCTGTAATGAGTAAAAGAGGGTGCAGACTCTTTTTCGTTAGATGGTAAATCAGAAATGACCCCAGAACGATGCTCAAAATTCCTGTAATAAGGAGGATGTAGAAAATCAGTTGAAGAAACTCGAGCTCTTCTTCCAGATGAACTTTAATGTTTATCACGCCATTTGCTCGAAACGGTACGTCACTTCTATAAAATAACCCTTCCTCGCTGTTCCATATAAACTGGTCAAACCACGGCAGGGTCACTTCATCTTCTTTATCAAGGGTTTCATCTTCACCTCGTGAACGAGCGAGCACGTCACCGTTCTGGCTAATTTCTACATAGTAATTTGCATGATCTGGATATAGTACTTCATCAAGCGCTTCCTGTAATTCATCATCACCCGTAACGATGACAAGTTTCTCTTCGATTGCCTGCAGCTCGTCCTGTGTTCGTTCAAACAGGAAAAAATTAATTGCACCGAGTACAATGATCCCAATGATGAGAAGGGCGATCACAAACTGCCACACATACCATGAAGTAAATTGATGAAGCAGTGATTTATTCCGTTGTTTCTTCAAGATGCTTCCCCCTGACTGTCGCTTATGAGGAACGGAGGATATAACCAATTCCTCTAACTGTATGAATTAATGTTGGCTCATAATGACGATCAAGCTTGTTTCGAAGGTAGCGTATGTAGACGTCGACTACATTCGTCTCTCCTGCGAAATCATAACCCCAAACAGCGGAGAGAAGCCATTCACGGCTTAGTGCTTCTCCCTCATGTTTTAGTAGAAACACTAATAAATCGAATTCCCTTTGCGTCAGATCAATCTCATCATTTTCACGCCTCACGCGTCGACTTTTCAAATCAACCTCAAGATTTTCGATTTTCAATATATCCTCATTTGGTCTATCCCTTGATTTGGACCTTCTCATCACTGCTCGGATTCTTGCGAGTAATTCTTCAATTTCAAATGGTTTCGTAATGTAATCATCCGCACCGCGATCAAGTCCGATTATTTTATCTCCGACATAATCACGCGCTGTTAGAATAATGATTGGAACATCACTTGCTTTCCTGATCCGCCTGCAGACTTCAAGCCCATCAAGCTTTGGTAGCATCCAATCCAATAGAACAACGCTATATTCTTGTTCACGAAAGCGATTCATCGCTTCTTCGCCATCTTTCGCTGTGATTACGTCGTACCCTTCATGTTCAAGCTCTAACTGAATAAAGCGAATGACATTTATTTCATCTTCTACAAGCAAGATCGATTCTTTTTCCATTACCTTCACCTCTCAAGTCAACTCTCCTTTTATTGTATCGATCCTTAAACAGATATTCATCTAAAAGAAAATGAGAATTTCATGAGAATACCCTCATCCTATTCTCATCCCTGTATCCTTTTTTTATCAGATTCTTTCCGTATCATAATAATTGTAAGATCACCAATCACATGAGGAGGAAGTATTATGAATATAAAAAAATCATTAATCATCGGAGGAGTAACACTTGGACTTGTAGGGGGAGGCTTCCTTTATCAAGGAACGGACGGAATGGAAAATGTCCTTGCTAATGAGAACGAAAGCAAGCTAGCAGAAGAAGCGAAAATAACACAGGCAGAAGCTGAGAAAATTGCAACAAAAGAAGTTTCTGGTGAAGTAGTTGATAAAGAAGTAGAGAAAGAAAAGAACACAATTGTTTACGAATTTGAGATAAAAACCGAGTCAGGTGAAGAGGAAGTAGAAGTAGACGGTATGAATGGAAAAGTACTCAACGTTGAAGTAGACGTTGAGTATGATGACAAAGAAGACGACGATGATCAGGATGAGAATGAAGAGTCAGCTCAGTAATATGTCTATAAACATAGAAAATGCTCAGATGCTTATAATCTGAGCATTTTCTATGTTCACATATTTATTGTCTGTTCTAACTACTCTAAAACCCTCATTTAATAGTGATGGTTTTAGAGCTTTTTTCTTAGTGAAAAAGCACCTTTAGGTTATTCTCCAGACCTTGTTAACCAACATCCTTTGCTTTCCTCACTCTAGAATGCCTGTATAGTGAGTTATAGATAATCATCGAAAAAGCATAACAAATTGCTATAATGACAAAAGCGATCAAATACCCCTGTTGAAGCAGGAATAAGCCAATAACAATGAAAAGTAAGACTGCTACAAGGTTAACCATCATATTACTACGTGTGATCTTCTCTTTTGTGATAGAATGATTCATTTTCACTCCACCTCTTTTCATCAAGAATACGTAATCCTCTTGTCAGCCACCATAAATTGACCAATCTTCTCTTTTCCAACCCCTCACTAATTCTACGAGTACAATTAGTAAATGTTTCATTTATCTTACAATTCATTCTTCTGTACCATCTTTTCCTAATCCGCTCCACCTTCCTGACCCTTCCTCCCCATTCCCACCTACCTATGATTTAAATAGGTAACTTGACTTTTCACTCTTCAATCCAC harbors:
- a CDS encoding cysteine hydrolase family protein, which gives rise to MKPNKALVIVDVQEAFEDSKWGERNNIEAESNIRRILELWREKGYPVIYIQHQSDDQDSVFHPKHKGFKIKSIVKPNADEVIFTKKVNSAFIGTRLQEHLNESHINEVVITGLTTPHCVSTTTRMSGNLGFKTFLISDATAAYGLTDQNGIYHKPECIHDITLATLHEEFATIFSTEQLISDMELPKD
- a CDS encoding ATP-binding protein, whose translation is MKKQRNKSLLHQFTSWYVWQFVIALLIIGIIVLGAINFFLFERTQDELQAIEEKLVIVTGDDELQEALDEVLYPDHANYYVEISQNGDVLARSRGEDETLDKEDEVTLPWFDQFIWNSEEGLFYRSDVPFRANGVINIKVHLEEELEFLQLIFYILLITGILSIVLGSFLIYHLTKKSLHPLLLITDEVGMMRGSADLQKRIPEPESPKELKELAGTFNQLLQQLEEQFEREKSFVSNASHELRTPLTAFRGHLNLIKRWGKDDPNVLEQSIQALDDESARMKRILEQMLTIARNEHQDSKQEKVNVTAVVDEVISQFEGNHQVPISGILKQDVTLSGDEEQLRQIAVILIENSLRYTSEGRVTVELTQKDNVVSLNVSDTGIGIPHNEQSKIFSRFYRVDQNRSRETGGTGLGLSIAKELVENHNGTIKVVSEEGAGSTFTVRLPVR
- a CDS encoding response regulator transcription factor translates to MEKESILLVEDEINVIRFIQLELEHEGYDVITAKDGEEAMNRFREQEYSVVLLDWMLPKLDGLEVCRRIRKASDVPIIILTARDYVGDKIIGLDRGADDYITKPFEIEELLARIRAVMRRSKSRDRPNEDILKIENLEVDLKSRRVRRENDEIDLTQREFDLLVFLLKHEGEALSREWLLSAVWGYDFAGETNVVDVYIRYLRNKLDRHYEPTLIHTVRGIGYILRSS
- a CDS encoding PepSY domain-containing protein, which codes for MNIKKSLIIGGVTLGLVGGGFLYQGTDGMENVLANENESKLAEEAKITQAEAEKIATKEVSGEVVDKEVEKEKNTIVYEFEIKTESGEEEVEVDGMNGKVLNVEVDVEYDDKEDDDDQDENEESAQ